In Sulfuracidifex metallicus DSM 6482 = JCM 9184, a single window of DNA contains:
- a CDS encoding SDR family oxidoreductase produces the protein MKLDLSGKRVLVTASSSGIGKGVARAFLKEGCKVIISARNKDKVNEVVKKLRESISPSVWGLEMDLSDQGSLAKAVDGAYELMGGIDILVINSGNPPTEPSFFNETEMNDWRYSVEMFLFAPIFLVKKFIPKMRENHYGRIFFLSSWTVKSPQPHFTLADVSRSPLIQLTKILSKEEGRNGITVNTILMGSFRTPGAERSLKKIAERNGEPYESLWEREVISPIAVGRIGDQEKDLGSLLVFLSTDFGGYVTGSSILIDGGSSPYVL, from the coding sequence ATGAAACTTGATCTGTCAGGTAAAAGGGTTCTAGTAACGGCGTCAAGTAGCGGTATAGGTAAAGGTGTAGCTAGGGCTTTTCTCAAGGAAGGCTGTAAGGTGATAATATCAGCAAGAAACAAGGATAAGGTTAACGAGGTTGTTAAGAAACTAAGGGAGTCAATTTCACCTTCAGTATGGGGCTTAGAAATGGATCTATCAGATCAGGGCTCACTTGCTAAAGCCGTGGACGGAGCTTATGAGTTGATGGGGGGAATTGACATATTAGTGATTAATTCTGGAAATCCACCTACTGAACCTTCTTTTTTCAATGAAACTGAAATGAACGATTGGAGATATTCTGTAGAGATGTTTCTATTTGCTCCCATTTTTTTAGTAAAAAAGTTCATTCCTAAAATGAGAGAAAATCATTATGGTCGAATTTTCTTCCTTTCATCATGGACAGTAAAAAGTCCTCAACCTCATTTCACTTTAGCAGACGTATCAAGATCTCCTTTAATACAACTGACTAAGATTCTTTCGAAAGAAGAAGGAAGGAACGGAATAACCGTCAATACAATTCTTATGGGAAGCTTTCGTACTCCTGGTGCTGAGAGAAGCCTGAAGAAAATTGCAGAAAGGAATGGAGAGCCTTATGAGTCCTTATGGGAGAGGGAAGTTATTTCTCCTATAGCGGTTGGTAGAATAGGCGATCAGGAAAAGGATCTAGGAAGCTTGCTGGTTTTTCTGTCAACCGATTTCGGGGGATATGTCACCGGCTCCTCAATTCTCATAGATGGTGGCTCTTCGCCCTACGTGCTATAG